From a single Oreochromis niloticus isolate F11D_XX linkage group LG3, O_niloticus_UMD_NMBU, whole genome shotgun sequence genomic region:
- the gc2 gene encoding LOW QUALITY PROTEIN: retinal guanylyl cyclase 2 (The sequence of the model RefSeq protein was modified relative to this genomic sequence to represent the inferred CDS: deleted 1 base in 1 codon) translates to MRQQRRAFTSLPQTWKKTPESSPDFCLSYSAFIIKSSPSAHPPSSLNPCCCAPNLPPSLTPLSLCGLLRFLFILLASLCLLPCPTQAAWFRVGVVGPWGCDPLFAKALPSVAAQLAVNRINKDASLSYAVTFEYAVLQEPCETSRALEAFVGFHTKASGYIGPANPGYCDAASMLSKGWNKALFPWGCVGYELDDVRSHPTFARSMARPTWVLLSVMSYFRWAHIGIISSSEDIWMETATKVADALRSHGMPVRLVTFMENTPHGIRRALTKVRKMSEIRVVILCMHSVLIGGTAQRLLLETAYDMQMIDGSLVFLPYDTLLYSLPYHNVTYPALKRNNKLLRAYDAVLTITIDSPRVSFYEAYREAMERGEVASTLKPQQVSPLFGTIYNSVIFMAHAVHRVRESREWMSGGNLAQQSRNLAFQGFSHPIKTNGSGAALLEYLILDTDGISWELKPTHRIDMEIGMVRFLGKDIHFPRGYGPKKDASCWFTPGVICSGGVDLFSTISVLLGVIAAFIVAVPLIYCIRRRINQIRLVRGPNKILLTLADVTFINPSLSNKKLSLDDSRTSGMKSMSERSLASTISTQSPATYENSNVVIFEARPSIYEGDWAWLKRLPYGTFSSINPKTSDVFELMKDMRHENVNPFLGFFHDCGVFAIVTEFCSRGSLEDLLLNEDVKLDWMFKSSLLLDLIKGMKYLHHRGVSHTRLKSRNCVVDGRFVLKVTDYGYNEVLEAQRFPYVEPHADELLWTAPEILRSGQAGLHGTLPGDVYSFAIIMQEVVVRGPPFCMLDLSDKEIIEKLCKPPPLCRPVVSPDYAPMECIQLMKQCWNEQPDKRPAFDEIFDQFKNINKGKKTNIIDSMLRMLEQYSSNLEELIRERTEELEIEKQKTEKLLTQMLPPSVAEALKVGGTVEPEYFDQVSLYFSDIVGFTTISANSEPIEVVDLLNDLYTLFDAIIGNHDVYKVETIGDAYMVASGVPVPNGIRHATEIANMALDILSAVGTFKMRHMPDVPVRIRIGLHTGPCVAGVVGLTMPRYCLFGDTVTTASRMESSGMPYRIHVHQSTVKVLHELNLGYKLELRGRTEVRGKGIEETYWLVGRDGFTKPLPVPPELKSGQMAHGLQMAEIAQYKKRKAEKQQQEQLAKKKN, encoded by the exons ATGCGACAGCAACGCCGTGCCTTCACCTCCTTACCTCAGACATGGAAGAAGACACCAGAATCATCTCCTGATTTCTGCCTTTCCTACTCGGCTTTTATAATTAAGTCATCTCCCTCGGCTCATCCTCCTTCCTCCTTAAATCCATGCTGCTGCGCTCCAAATCTTCCTCCTTCCCTCACACCCCTTTCCCTTTGTGGCCTGTTGAGgttcctcttcatcctcctggCCTCCCTGTGCTTACTGCCCTGTCCAACCCAGGCAGCTTGGTTTCGGGTTGGAGTGGTGGGGCCCTGGGGATGTGACCCTCTCTTTGCCAAGGCCCTTCCCAGTGTGGCAGCACAGCTCGCCGTCAATCGCATCAACAAGGATGCCTCTCTGTCCTATGCTGTAACATTTGAGTATGCAGTGCTGCAG GAGCCATGTGAGACATCCAGGGCACTGGAGGCATTTGTGGGTTTCCACACCAAAGCTTCAGGCTACATTGGCCCAGCCAACCCAGGCTATTGTGATGCTGCTTCAATGCTGAGCAAAGGCTGGAATAAA GCACTGTTTCCTTGGGGATGTGTTGGCTATGAGTTGGATGATGTTCGGAGCCATCCGACTTTTGCTCGCTCGATGGCAAGACCTACCTGGGTCCTACTTAGTGTCATGAGCTACTTCAGGTGGGCTCACATTGGCATCATCTCTTCCTCTGAGGACATCTGGATGGAAACAGCAACCAAG GTGGCTGACGCCTTGAGGAGCCATGGCATGCCAGTCAGACTGGTCACTTTTATGGAGAACACACCTCACGGCATCAGACGAGCTCTCACCAAGGTCCGCAAGATGAGTGAAATACGAG TTGTGATCCTCTGCATGCACTCAGTTCTGATTGGTGGCACAGCCCAGAGGCTTCTACTGGAGACGGCCTACGATATGCAGATGATCGATGGCTCTCTAGTGTTTCTTCCTTATGACACACTGCTCTACAGTCTGCCCTACCATAATGTGACCTACCCAGCTCTGAAGAGAAACAACAAACTGCTGCGGGCCTATGATGCCGTGCTGACCATCACCATCGACTCACCCCGGGTGTCGTTCTACGAGGCTTATAGAGAGGCCATGGAAAGAGGAGAGGTGGCGAGTACGTTGAAACCCCAGCAG GTATCGCCTCTGTTTGGTACCATTTACAACTCTGTCATCTTCATGGCTCATGCAGTGCATCGGGTTCGGGAGTCCAGGGAGTGGATGTCTGGAGGAAATTTGGCACAACAGAGCCGAAACTTGGCCTTCCAG ggcTTCAGCCACCCAATTAAAACTAATGGGTCTGGAGCAGCTCTGCTGGAATACCTCATACTGGACACAGATGGAATATCTTGGGAGCTGAAGCCAACACACAG GATCGACATGGAGATCGGTATGGTCCGCTTCTTGGGTAAAGACATCCATTTCCCTCGAGGTTATGGACCCAAGAAAGACGCCTCGTGCTGGTTTACTCCAGGAGTCATCTGCTCAGGAG GAGTGGATTTGTTCTCAACCATAAGCGTGCTCCTTGGGGTGATTGCTGCCTTTATTGTTGCTGTGCCACTAATTTACTGCATCAG GCGACGGATAAATCAGATCCGGCTGGTCAGAGGTCCCAACAAGATTTTACTTACACTGGCCGATGTCACATTCATAAACCCATCACTTAGCAACAAG AAGCTGAGTCTTGATGACAGTAGGACTAGCGGCATGAAGAGCATGTCTGAACGCAGTCTTGCCTCAACGATTTCCACCCAATCGCCAGCCACCTACGAAAACTCCAACGTTGTAATTTTTGAGGCAAGGCCATCCATTTATGA GGGGGACTGGGCGTGGCTGAAGAGGCTTCCTTAT GGGACGTTTAGCAGCATCAATCCCAAAACGAGTGATGTGTTTGAACTG ATGAAGGACATGCGTCATGAGAACGTCAACCCTTTTCTTGGCTTTTTTCATGACTGTGGCGTATTCGCCATTGTGACTGAGTTCTGCTCCAGAGGCAGCCTCGAGGACCTGCTCCTAAATGAAGATGTCAAGCTCGACTGGATGTTCAAGTCATCTCTGTTGCTGGATCTAATTAAG GGTATGAAGTATCTCCATCACCGTGGAGTGTCTCACACTCGTCTAAAGTCTCGCAACTGTGTGGTGGATGGACGTTTTGTCCTGAAGGTTACAGATTATGGCTACAATGAAGTCCTAGAGGCTCAGAGGTTCCCCTATGTTGAGCCACATGCAGATG AGTTACTTTGGACTGCTCCAGAGATCCTGAGGAGTGGCCAGGCAGGACTACACGGGACTTTACCCGGTGATGTGTACAGCTTCGCCATCATCATGCAGGAGGTGGTGGTGAGAGGGCCTCCATTCTGCATGTTGGACCTGTCTGATAAAG aaATAATAGAGAAGCTGTGTAAGCCTCCTCCTCTGTGCCGTCCAGTGGTCAGTCCGGACTATGCTCCAATGGAGTGTATCCAGCTGATGAAACAGTGCTGGAACGAACAGCCAGACAAGCGGCCGGCCTTTGACGAAATCTTTGACCAG TTCAAAAACATCAACAAGGGGAAGAAAACCAACATCATTGACTCTATGCTGAGGATGCTGGAGCAGTACTCGTCTAACCTGGAGGAGCTAATCAGAGAGCGGACAGAGGAGCTGGAGATAGAAAAACAGAAGACAGAGAAGCTTTTGACACAGATGCTGCCTCC gtctGTGGCAGAGGCTTTGAAGGTGGGCGGGACAGTTGAACCAGAATATTTTGACCAGGTGTCACTGTATTTCAGTGACATCGTTGGCTTCACCACCATCTCAGCTAATAGCGAACCCATTGAAGTGGTCGATCTCCTCAACGACCTCTACACGCTCTTTGACGCCATCATAGGAAACCATGATGTCTACAAG GTGGAGACAATAGGCGATGCTTACATGGTAGCGTCAGGTGTTCCAGTTCCTAATGGCATCCGACATGCTACAGAAATAGCCAACATGGCTCTTGACATTCTGAGTGCTGTGGGGACCTTTAAAATGAGACACATGCCCGATGTTCCAGTGAGGATACGAATAGGACTTCACACAG GTCCGTGCGTAGCAGGTGTTGTGGGTCTCACCATGCCTCGCTACTGTCTGTTTGGAGACACAGTGACCACTGCCTCTCGTATGGAGTCCAGCGGGATGC CTTACAGGATCCATGTTCATCAGAGTACTGTGAAGGTCCTCCATGAACTAAATCTTGGCTACAAGTTGGAGTTGAGAGGAAGGACAGAAGTCCGG GGGAAAGGAATAGAGGAGACCTACTGGCTCGTAGGGAGAGATGGATTTACCAAACCCCTGCCTGTTCCTCCAGAACTCAAGTCTGG GCAAATGGCCCATGGGCTGCAGATGGCCGAGATAGCCCAGTACAAGAAACGGAAAGCCGAGAAACAACAACAGGAACAACttgcaaagaagaaaaactga